The Carassius carassius chromosome 16, fCarCar2.1, whole genome shotgun sequence genome window below encodes:
- the lpla gene encoding lipoprotein lipase has translation MGRGNSACFISWMYLVYVSSGFATTIEPASEFTTLNNIMENATEWMMDFNDIESKFSLRTTEEPEDDLCYIVPGQPETIKECNFNPDTKTFIVIHGWTVTGMFESWVPKLVTALYDREPTANVIVVDWLSRAQQHYPTSAAYTKLVGRDVAKFVNWLQAEIDYPWERLHLLGYSLGAHVAGIAGLLTKHKVNRITGMDPAGPSFEYADAQSTLSPDDALFVDVLHTNTRGSPDRSIGIQRPVGHIDIYPNGGTFQPGCDLQNTVLMVATSGLRNMDQIVKCSHERSIHLFIDSLVNQEQESMAYRCSSKDSFNKGMCLSCRKNRCNKVGYGVNKIRTRRSSKMYLKTRDVMPYKVFHYQVKVHFFSKTKLSYTDQPMKISLYGIHGEKENIPYILSALNTNTTVSFLLTTDTDIGELLMVKLLWEKDTLISWPWWNPDTFHIRKLRIKSGERQSKIIFSAKEGEFSYVSRGGEAAVFVKDKEAQSSRKNQRLHKLKMHGSSFKQTTE, from the exons atgggGAGAGGAAACAGCGCCTGTTTTATATCTTGGATGTATTTGGTCTACGTTTCCTCGGGTTTTGCAACTACGATTGAGCCAGCGAGTGAATTTACCACTCTTA ATAACATCATGGAAAATGCCACAGAATGGATGATGGACTTCAATGACATCGAGTCCAAGTTTTCCTTAAGGACAACCGAAGAACCCGAAGACGATCTGTGCTACATAGTTCCAGGCCAACCCGAAACCATCAAAGAATGTAACTTCAATCCAGACACCAAGACTTTCATAGTTATTCACGGATGGACG GTCACGGGTATGTTTGAAAGCTGGGTTCCCAAACTGGTAACAGCCCTGTATGATCGAGAGCCAACAGCCAACGTGATTGTAGTGGACTGGTTGTCCCGTGCGCAACAACACTACCCTACATCAGCTGCTTACACCAAACTAGTGGGGAGGGATGTGGCCAAGTTTGTCAACTGGTTACAG GCTGAGATTGACTATCCTTGGGAGAGGCTGCATCTGTTGGGCTACAGTCTTGGTGCTCATGTGGCAGGAATCGCTGGGCTTCTCACCAAACATAAAGTTAACCGAATCACAG GCATGGATCCTGCTGGCCCTAGTTTTGAGTACGCAGATGCCCAAAGCACTCTTTCCCCCGATGATGCCCTTTTCGTGGACGTTCTTCACACCAACACTCGCGGTTCTCCAGATCGCAGCATTGGGATTCAGAGGCCAGTGGGGCACATTGACATCTACCCCAACGGAGGAACCTTCCAACCCGGCTGTGACCTCCAGAACACTGTGTTGATGGTGGCCACCTCTGGTTTAAGAA ACATGGATCAGATCGTGAAGTGCTCCCACGAGCGCTCCATTCACCTGTTCATCGACTCACTGGTGAACCAGGAGCAAGAAAGCATGGCTTACCGCTGCAGCTCCAAAGACAGCTTCAATAAGGGAATGTGTCTCAGCTGCCGCAAGAACCGTTGCAACAAGGTGGGCTACGGAGTCAACAAAATCCGCACACGCAGAAGCAGCAAGATGTACTTGAAGACCAGAGATGTGATGCCATATAAAG TTTTCCATTATCAAGTAAAGGTCCACTTCTTCAGCAAGACAAAATTAAGCTACACTGATCAGCCCATGAAGATCTCACTGTACGGAATCCATGGCGAGAAGGAAAATATCCCCTACATTTT GTCTGCTTTGAACACAAACACCACCGTGTCTTTCCTACTGACCACGGACACAGACATCGGAGAGCTGCTGATGGTAAAACTTCTCTGGGAGAAAGACACCCTCATCAGCTGGCCATGGTGGAACCCCGATACCTTCCACATCCGCAAACTGCGCATTAAATCAGGAGAAAGACAGTCTAA GATCATCTTCAGTGCCAAAGAAGGTGAATTTTCCTACGTTTCCCGTGGTGGGGAGGCCGCCGTCTTCGTAAAAGACAAAGAAGCCCAGTCGAGCCGCAAAAACCAGAG ATTGCACAAGTTGAAGATGCACGGAAGTTCGTTCAAACAGACCACCGAGTAA
- the LOC132159776 gene encoding lipoprotein lipase isoform X2 — MNILLFQCVSWLVLSFTGLVVAALEKEIFSNELFDNFLEDLRDLSDVNKASVKFSLRNPSRPDDDVCYIVRGKPETLNSCKFRNTSKTFLVIHGWTVSGLFESWVEKLVAALYNREKDANVIVVDWLEMAQNHYVVAAHNTKMVGQEIGLFIDWLETSMIPLEKLHLIGYSLGAHVAGFAGNHATNKVGRITGLDPAGPDFEGVHAHGRLSPDDAHFVDVLHTFTQGSLGLSIGIEQPVGHVDIYPNGGSFQPGCNMRGALEKIASYGIFALNNAIRCEHERSVHLFIDSLLNEEEASRAYSCGSIDMFDRGMCLQCRKNRCNTVGYDVSKVRKTRSIKMFTKTRGSMPFRVFHYQLKINFLGKLNQLAMEPALTVSLYGTNGEAEDLKLNIQEKITPNKTHSFLVVTEKYIGDLLMLKFKLEESTSSLLTLLSTWWYGDSANSGIQVHKIRVRVGETQKKIVLCLKDPQTGSSTQNVVFVKCKETWRSLSRRPKLKSQ, encoded by the exons ATGAACATTTTGTTATTCCAATGCGTTTCGTGGCTCGTATTAAGCTTCACTGGTCTGGTCGTCGCTGCTCTGGAGAAAGAAATCTTCTCGAACGAACTCTTTG ATAATTTTCTGGAGGATCTACGAGACCTGTCAGATGTAAACAAAGCCAGCGTCAAGTTTTCTCTGAGAAACCCATCCCGACCAGATGATGACGTGTGTTACATTGTGCGTGGCAAACCAGAGACTCTCAACAGCTGCAAATTCAGAAACACTTCTAAAACCTTTTTGGTCATTCATGGGTGGACG GTGAGTGGATTGTTTGAGAGCTGGGTTGAGAAACTAGTTGCTGCACTTTATAACAGGGAGAAGGATGCTAATGTCATTGTTGTGGACTGGTTGGAGATGGCACAGAACCATTATGTGGTGGCTGCACATAACACGAAGATGGTGGGACAAGAGATCGGACTGTTCATAGACTGGTTAGAG ACTTCCATGATTCCTCTGGAGAAGTTGCACCTCATCGGCTACAGTCTTGGTGCCCACGTTGCAGGTTTTGCAGGAAATCATGCAACCAATAAAGTTGGACGAATCACAG GTCTAGACCCAGCTGGACCAGACTTTGAAGGGGTCCACGCCCATGGACGGTTGTCTCCAGATGATGCCCATTTTGTAGATGTCCTCCACACATTCACCCAAGGTTCCCTGGGTCTCAGTATTGGCATTGAGCAGCCAGTTGGTCATGTGGATATATACCCTAATGGAGGAAGCTTCCAGCCTGGTTGCAACATGAGAGGAGCGCTGGAGAAAATTGCCAGTTATGGAATATTTG CCTTAAATAATGCCATCAGATGCGAGCATGAGCGGTCCGTCCACCTGTTCATCGACTCCCTGCTGAATGAGGAAGAAGCTAGCAGAGCATACAGCTGTGGGAGCATTGACATGTTCGACCGCGGCATGTGCCTCCAGTGTCGAAAGAACCGCTGCAACACCGTGGGCTATGACGTCAGCAAAGTTCGTAAGACAAGAAGCATCAAGATGTTCACCAAAACACGAGGCTCCATGCCGTTCAGAG tttTCCATTATCAGCTGAAAATCAACTTCcttggaaaattaaatcaattaGCAATGGAGCCAGCACTGACAGTCTCACTTTACGGTACCAATGGGGAAGCAGAAGATCTCAAGTTGAACAT ACAGGAGAAGATCACCcccaataaaactcattcattcCTCGTGGTAACCGAGAAGTACATTGGAGATCTTCTGATGCTGAAGTTTAAATTGGAGGAGTCCACATCCTCTTTACTCACTCTGCTCTCCACGTGGTGGTATGGAGATTCTGCAAATTCTGGCATACAGGTCCATAAAATCAGAGTCAGAGTTGGAGAGACACAAAAGAA GATTGTGTTGTGTTTGAAAGATCCCCAAACAGGAAGTTCAACTCAGAACGTTGTATTTGTGAAATGCAAGGAGACATGGAGGTCTTTATCTAGAAG GCCCAAATTGAAAAGCCAATGA
- the LOC132159776 gene encoding lipoprotein lipase isoform X1: MNILLFQCVSWLVLSFTGLVVAALEKEIFSNELFDNFLEDLRDLSDVNKASVKFSLRNPSRPDDDVCYIVRGKPETLNSCKFRNTSKTFLVIHGWTVSGLFESWVEKLVAALYNREKDANVIVVDWLEMAQNHYVVAAHNTKMVGQEIGLFIDWLEETSMIPLEKLHLIGYSLGAHVAGFAGNHATNKVGRITGLDPAGPDFEGVHAHGRLSPDDAHFVDVLHTFTQGSLGLSIGIEQPVGHVDIYPNGGSFQPGCNMRGALEKIASYGIFALNNAIRCEHERSVHLFIDSLLNEEEASRAYSCGSIDMFDRGMCLQCRKNRCNTVGYDVSKVRKTRSIKMFTKTRGSMPFRVFHYQLKINFLGKLNQLAMEPALTVSLYGTNGEAEDLKLNIQEKITPNKTHSFLVVTEKYIGDLLMLKFKLEESTSSLLTLLSTWWYGDSANSGIQVHKIRVRVGETQKKIVLCLKDPQTGSSTQNVVFVKCKETWRSLSRRPKLKSQ, encoded by the exons ATGAACATTTTGTTATTCCAATGCGTTTCGTGGCTCGTATTAAGCTTCACTGGTCTGGTCGTCGCTGCTCTGGAGAAAGAAATCTTCTCGAACGAACTCTTTG ATAATTTTCTGGAGGATCTACGAGACCTGTCAGATGTAAACAAAGCCAGCGTCAAGTTTTCTCTGAGAAACCCATCCCGACCAGATGATGACGTGTGTTACATTGTGCGTGGCAAACCAGAGACTCTCAACAGCTGCAAATTCAGAAACACTTCTAAAACCTTTTTGGTCATTCATGGGTGGACG GTGAGTGGATTGTTTGAGAGCTGGGTTGAGAAACTAGTTGCTGCACTTTATAACAGGGAGAAGGATGCTAATGTCATTGTTGTGGACTGGTTGGAGATGGCACAGAACCATTATGTGGTGGCTGCACATAACACGAAGATGGTGGGACAAGAGATCGGACTGTTCATAGACTGGTTAGAG GAGACTTCCATGATTCCTCTGGAGAAGTTGCACCTCATCGGCTACAGTCTTGGTGCCCACGTTGCAGGTTTTGCAGGAAATCATGCAACCAATAAAGTTGGACGAATCACAG GTCTAGACCCAGCTGGACCAGACTTTGAAGGGGTCCACGCCCATGGACGGTTGTCTCCAGATGATGCCCATTTTGTAGATGTCCTCCACACATTCACCCAAGGTTCCCTGGGTCTCAGTATTGGCATTGAGCAGCCAGTTGGTCATGTGGATATATACCCTAATGGAGGAAGCTTCCAGCCTGGTTGCAACATGAGAGGAGCGCTGGAGAAAATTGCCAGTTATGGAATATTTG CCTTAAATAATGCCATCAGATGCGAGCATGAGCGGTCCGTCCACCTGTTCATCGACTCCCTGCTGAATGAGGAAGAAGCTAGCAGAGCATACAGCTGTGGGAGCATTGACATGTTCGACCGCGGCATGTGCCTCCAGTGTCGAAAGAACCGCTGCAACACCGTGGGCTATGACGTCAGCAAAGTTCGTAAGACAAGAAGCATCAAGATGTTCACCAAAACACGAGGCTCCATGCCGTTCAGAG tttTCCATTATCAGCTGAAAATCAACTTCcttggaaaattaaatcaattaGCAATGGAGCCAGCACTGACAGTCTCACTTTACGGTACCAATGGGGAAGCAGAAGATCTCAAGTTGAACAT ACAGGAGAAGATCACCcccaataaaactcattcattcCTCGTGGTAACCGAGAAGTACATTGGAGATCTTCTGATGCTGAAGTTTAAATTGGAGGAGTCCACATCCTCTTTACTCACTCTGCTCTCCACGTGGTGGTATGGAGATTCTGCAAATTCTGGCATACAGGTCCATAAAATCAGAGTCAGAGTTGGAGAGACACAAAAGAA GATTGTGTTGTGTTTGAAAGATCCCCAAACAGGAAGTTCAACTCAGAACGTTGTATTTGTGAAATGCAAGGAGACATGGAGGTCTTTATCTAGAAG GCCCAAATTGAAAAGCCAATGA
- the si:ch1073-396h14.1 gene encoding disintegrin and metalloproteinase domain-containing protein 10 isoform X1 encodes MRPTILPTELLSKNCWLPSVLMILFIVSEALQDISKYIKHYEGLSYDRELIKQQHQRIRRETHTNKQELHLNFNAFQREFHLRLKPDVNGFTEDFKVQSADESQTVDLSHIFSGVVEDESASSCQGSVLEGQFEGSITTANGTFYVEPIDRYTTSNTDHHSIIYHEDNVDSAPLKQTHFGFCGAKRLQALVQNHQEIPVSRSKRKVDQSKTSCLLHLHADHRFYKRFGSVEAVVAQVASYMKAVNDIYDKAEFDGIELVNFKVKFLTVITEEDPSSPLGQTYIGPEKLLSLFSETNWNDYCLSYLLTNRDFSGVLGLAWEGKTDNWGGICSEMVLKDGHNFSHNTGLITLQNYGYYLSPKQVHLTFAHELGHSLGAPHDEDSDCGGLEITGDKGRFLMFPQASYKIEENNDKFSPCSLRHMSSILNIKKDKCFVESEHPICGNRIVEEGEECDVGHNESDPCCYSSKQPAGTECRLKPNKQCSPSQGLCCSSHCVFKESGLMCERQSDCRNQSICTGSSAVCPEPAAKPDMTICSDSTRVCFNGECSLSLCALYKMVQCDCLGENKTEKCHMCCQQKDKPNTCASTTSSVLLHYFSGKHVALVPGAPCSGNRGYCDRFKVCRILDADGPIARLKNSFLKLDDFDDLGGWMKAHWWAILLGILAISAVMAGTICIFGQPLEIDDNK; translated from the exons ATGCGCCCTACAATCCTCCCGACTGAACTATTATCCAAGAACTGCTGGTTGCCTTCAGTCCTAATGATACTATTCATTGTGTCAG aagCTTTACAAGATATTAGCAAGTACATAAAACACTATGAAGGCCTGTCTTATGACCGAGAGCTCATAAAACAACAGCACCAGCGCATCAGACGTGagacacatacaaacaaacaagagCTTCATCTAAACTTCAACGCCTTTCAAAG GGAATTCCACCTACGTCTCAAGCCAGATGTGAATGGCTTCACAGAAGATTTCAAGGTCCAGTCAGCAGATGAATCTCAGACGGTGGATCTCTCCCACATATTCTCAGGAGTAGTAGAAG ATGAGAGTGCATCCTCATGTCAAGGGTCTGTCCTCGAGGGTCAGTTTGAAGGCTCCATTACAACAGCTAATGGGACGTTCTACGTCGAGCCCATTGACAGATACACCACCTCCAACACTGACCACCATTCCATCATTTATCATGAGGACAATGTGG ACAGTGCTCCGTTGAAACAGACTCATTTTGGCTTCTGTGGTGCCAAACGTCTGCAGGCCCTTGTCCAAAACCACCAAGAG ATACCAGTGTCCAGATCAAAGCGGAAGGTCGACCAGTCCAAAACCAGCTGTCTTCTGCACCTCCATGCAGACCACCGCTTCTACAAACGCTTTGGAAGTGTTGAAGCTGTTGTGGCTCAG GTTGCCTCCTACATGAAAGCAGTAAACGACATTTATGACAAAGCCGAGTTTGACGGCATAGAGCTGGTGAACTTCAAAGTTAAATTTCTCACC GTGATCACCGAAGAAGACCCCAGCAGTCCCTTGGGCCAGACCTACATTGGGCCTGAGAAGCTTTTGAGTCTGTTTTCCGAGACGAACTGGAACGACTACTGCCTGTCTTATCTCCTGACCAACAGAGACTTCAGCGGGGTTCTCGGTCTGGCCTGGGAAGGAAAAACAG atAACTGGGGAGGTATCTGCTCTGAGATGGTTTTGAAGGATGGTCACAATTTCAGCCATAACACAGGTCTCATCACCCTTCAGAACTACGGCTACTACCTTTCTCCCAAACAGGTGCACCTGACCTTCGCCCATGAGTTGGGCCATAGTCTTGGAGCCCCT CATGATGAGGATTCTGATTGTGGAGGCCTTGAGATCACCGGTGACAAAGGCAGGTTCTTGATGTTCCCTCAAGCCTCCTACAAGATCGAGGAGAACAACGACAAGTTCTCCCCCTGCAGCCTGCGGCACATGAGTAGCATTCTGAATATCAAGAAGGACAAATGTTTTGTAG AGAGTGAGCATCCCATTTGTGGAAACCGTATTGTAGAAGAGGGGGAAGAATGCGACGTTGGCCATAATGAAAGTGATCCATGCTGTTACAGCTCAAAGCAACCTGCAGGCACTGAATGTCGACTGAAGCCCAACAAACAATGCAG TCCTAGCCAGGGTCTATGCTGCAGCTCCCATTGTGTCTTCAAGGAATCTGGGCTGATGTGTGAACGCCAATCCGATTGTCGCAACCAAAGTATATGCACTGGTTCCTCCGCTGTATGTCCAGAACCCGCCGCCAAGCCAGACATGACAATATGCAGTGATAGTACACGTGTCTGTTTTAACGGG GAATGCAGCCTGTCTCTCTGTGCATTGTATAAGATGGTGCAATGTGACTGCCTGGGAGAGAACAAGACGGAAAAGTGCCACATGTGCTGCCAGCAGAAAG ATAAACCTAATACTTGTGCAAGCACCACTTCTTCCGTTCTTTTGCATTACTTTAGCGGGAAACATGTGGCTTTGGTTCCTGGGGCTCCGTGCTCTGGAAACCGAGGCTACTGCGACAGGTTCAAAGTGTGTCGAATACTAGATGCCGATGGCCCAATTGCAAGACTTAAGAATTCTTTCCTGAAATTGGATGACTTTGATGACCTGGGCGGTTGGATGAAG GCACATTGGTGGGCAATACTTCTGGGTATTCTCGCCATTTCAGCAGTAATGGCCGGAACTATCTGTATTTTTGGACAGCCACTTGAGATTGATGACAACAAGTAA
- the si:ch1073-396h14.1 gene encoding disintegrin and metalloproteinase domain-containing protein 10 isoform X2 — MIATLLSASKIYLLIYILSRGHFTEALQDISKYIKHYEGLSYDRELIKQQHQRIRRETHTNKQELHLNFNAFQREFHLRLKPDVNGFTEDFKVQSADESQTVDLSHIFSGVVEDESASSCQGSVLEGQFEGSITTANGTFYVEPIDRYTTSNTDHHSIIYHEDNVDSAPLKQTHFGFCGAKRLQALVQNHQEIPVSRSKRKVDQSKTSCLLHLHADHRFYKRFGSVEAVVAQVASYMKAVNDIYDKAEFDGIELVNFKVKFLTVITEEDPSSPLGQTYIGPEKLLSLFSETNWNDYCLSYLLTNRDFSGVLGLAWEGKTDNWGGICSEMVLKDGHNFSHNTGLITLQNYGYYLSPKQVHLTFAHELGHSLGAPHDEDSDCGGLEITGDKGRFLMFPQASYKIEENNDKFSPCSLRHMSSILNIKKDKCFVESEHPICGNRIVEEGEECDVGHNESDPCCYSSKQPAGTECRLKPNKQCSPSQGLCCSSHCVFKESGLMCERQSDCRNQSICTGSSAVCPEPAAKPDMTICSDSTRVCFNGECSLSLCALYKMVQCDCLGENKTEKCHMCCQQKDKPNTCASTTSSVLLHYFSGKHVALVPGAPCSGNRGYCDRFKVCRILDADGPIARLKNSFLKLDDFDDLGGWMKAHWWAILLGILAISAVMAGTICIFGQPLEIDDNK, encoded by the exons ATGATAGCCACACTTTTGAGCGCTTCCAAGATTTATCTGctgatttatattttatctagAGGACATTTCACAG aagCTTTACAAGATATTAGCAAGTACATAAAACACTATGAAGGCCTGTCTTATGACCGAGAGCTCATAAAACAACAGCACCAGCGCATCAGACGTGagacacatacaaacaaacaagagCTTCATCTAAACTTCAACGCCTTTCAAAG GGAATTCCACCTACGTCTCAAGCCAGATGTGAATGGCTTCACAGAAGATTTCAAGGTCCAGTCAGCAGATGAATCTCAGACGGTGGATCTCTCCCACATATTCTCAGGAGTAGTAGAAG ATGAGAGTGCATCCTCATGTCAAGGGTCTGTCCTCGAGGGTCAGTTTGAAGGCTCCATTACAACAGCTAATGGGACGTTCTACGTCGAGCCCATTGACAGATACACCACCTCCAACACTGACCACCATTCCATCATTTATCATGAGGACAATGTGG ACAGTGCTCCGTTGAAACAGACTCATTTTGGCTTCTGTGGTGCCAAACGTCTGCAGGCCCTTGTCCAAAACCACCAAGAG ATACCAGTGTCCAGATCAAAGCGGAAGGTCGACCAGTCCAAAACCAGCTGTCTTCTGCACCTCCATGCAGACCACCGCTTCTACAAACGCTTTGGAAGTGTTGAAGCTGTTGTGGCTCAG GTTGCCTCCTACATGAAAGCAGTAAACGACATTTATGACAAAGCCGAGTTTGACGGCATAGAGCTGGTGAACTTCAAAGTTAAATTTCTCACC GTGATCACCGAAGAAGACCCCAGCAGTCCCTTGGGCCAGACCTACATTGGGCCTGAGAAGCTTTTGAGTCTGTTTTCCGAGACGAACTGGAACGACTACTGCCTGTCTTATCTCCTGACCAACAGAGACTTCAGCGGGGTTCTCGGTCTGGCCTGGGAAGGAAAAACAG atAACTGGGGAGGTATCTGCTCTGAGATGGTTTTGAAGGATGGTCACAATTTCAGCCATAACACAGGTCTCATCACCCTTCAGAACTACGGCTACTACCTTTCTCCCAAACAGGTGCACCTGACCTTCGCCCATGAGTTGGGCCATAGTCTTGGAGCCCCT CATGATGAGGATTCTGATTGTGGAGGCCTTGAGATCACCGGTGACAAAGGCAGGTTCTTGATGTTCCCTCAAGCCTCCTACAAGATCGAGGAGAACAACGACAAGTTCTCCCCCTGCAGCCTGCGGCACATGAGTAGCATTCTGAATATCAAGAAGGACAAATGTTTTGTAG AGAGTGAGCATCCCATTTGTGGAAACCGTATTGTAGAAGAGGGGGAAGAATGCGACGTTGGCCATAATGAAAGTGATCCATGCTGTTACAGCTCAAAGCAACCTGCAGGCACTGAATGTCGACTGAAGCCCAACAAACAATGCAG TCCTAGCCAGGGTCTATGCTGCAGCTCCCATTGTGTCTTCAAGGAATCTGGGCTGATGTGTGAACGCCAATCCGATTGTCGCAACCAAAGTATATGCACTGGTTCCTCCGCTGTATGTCCAGAACCCGCCGCCAAGCCAGACATGACAATATGCAGTGATAGTACACGTGTCTGTTTTAACGGG GAATGCAGCCTGTCTCTCTGTGCATTGTATAAGATGGTGCAATGTGACTGCCTGGGAGAGAACAAGACGGAAAAGTGCCACATGTGCTGCCAGCAGAAAG ATAAACCTAATACTTGTGCAAGCACCACTTCTTCCGTTCTTTTGCATTACTTTAGCGGGAAACATGTGGCTTTGGTTCCTGGGGCTCCGTGCTCTGGAAACCGAGGCTACTGCGACAGGTTCAAAGTGTGTCGAATACTAGATGCCGATGGCCCAATTGCAAGACTTAAGAATTCTTTCCTGAAATTGGATGACTTTGATGACCTGGGCGGTTGGATGAAG GCACATTGGTGGGCAATACTTCTGGGTATTCTCGCCATTTCAGCAGTAATGGCCGGAACTATCTGTATTTTTGGACAGCCACTTGAGATTGATGACAACAAGTAA
- the si:ch1073-396h14.1 gene encoding disintegrin and metalloproteinase domain-containing protein 10 isoform X3 — protein MKLFLSRDESASSCQGSVLEGQFEGSITTANGTFYVEPIDRYTTSNTDHHSIIYHEDNVDSAPLKQTHFGFCGAKRLQALVQNHQEIPVSRSKRKVDQSKTSCLLHLHADHRFYKRFGSVEAVVAQVASYMKAVNDIYDKAEFDGIELVNFKVKFLTVITEEDPSSPLGQTYIGPEKLLSLFSETNWNDYCLSYLLTNRDFSGVLGLAWEGKTDNWGGICSEMVLKDGHNFSHNTGLITLQNYGYYLSPKQVHLTFAHELGHSLGAPHDEDSDCGGLEITGDKGRFLMFPQASYKIEENNDKFSPCSLRHMSSILNIKKDKCFVESEHPICGNRIVEEGEECDVGHNESDPCCYSSKQPAGTECRLKPNKQCSPSQGLCCSSHCVFKESGLMCERQSDCRNQSICTGSSAVCPEPAAKPDMTICSDSTRVCFNGECSLSLCALYKMVQCDCLGENKTEKCHMCCQQKDKPNTCASTTSSVLLHYFSGKHVALVPGAPCSGNRGYCDRFKVCRILDADGPIARLKNSFLKLDDFDDLGGWMKAHWWAILLGILAISAVMAGTICIFGQPLEIDDNK, from the exons ATGAAACTGTTCTTGTCTCGAGATGAGAGTGCATCCTCATGTCAAGGGTCTGTCCTCGAGGGTCAGTTTGAAGGCTCCATTACAACAGCTAATGGGACGTTCTACGTCGAGCCCATTGACAGATACACCACCTCCAACACTGACCACCATTCCATCATTTATCATGAGGACAATGTGG ACAGTGCTCCGTTGAAACAGACTCATTTTGGCTTCTGTGGTGCCAAACGTCTGCAGGCCCTTGTCCAAAACCACCAAGAG ATACCAGTGTCCAGATCAAAGCGGAAGGTCGACCAGTCCAAAACCAGCTGTCTTCTGCACCTCCATGCAGACCACCGCTTCTACAAACGCTTTGGAAGTGTTGAAGCTGTTGTGGCTCAG GTTGCCTCCTACATGAAAGCAGTAAACGACATTTATGACAAAGCCGAGTTTGACGGCATAGAGCTGGTGAACTTCAAAGTTAAATTTCTCACC GTGATCACCGAAGAAGACCCCAGCAGTCCCTTGGGCCAGACCTACATTGGGCCTGAGAAGCTTTTGAGTCTGTTTTCCGAGACGAACTGGAACGACTACTGCCTGTCTTATCTCCTGACCAACAGAGACTTCAGCGGGGTTCTCGGTCTGGCCTGGGAAGGAAAAACAG atAACTGGGGAGGTATCTGCTCTGAGATGGTTTTGAAGGATGGTCACAATTTCAGCCATAACACAGGTCTCATCACCCTTCAGAACTACGGCTACTACCTTTCTCCCAAACAGGTGCACCTGACCTTCGCCCATGAGTTGGGCCATAGTCTTGGAGCCCCT CATGATGAGGATTCTGATTGTGGAGGCCTTGAGATCACCGGTGACAAAGGCAGGTTCTTGATGTTCCCTCAAGCCTCCTACAAGATCGAGGAGAACAACGACAAGTTCTCCCCCTGCAGCCTGCGGCACATGAGTAGCATTCTGAATATCAAGAAGGACAAATGTTTTGTAG AGAGTGAGCATCCCATTTGTGGAAACCGTATTGTAGAAGAGGGGGAAGAATGCGACGTTGGCCATAATGAAAGTGATCCATGCTGTTACAGCTCAAAGCAACCTGCAGGCACTGAATGTCGACTGAAGCCCAACAAACAATGCAG TCCTAGCCAGGGTCTATGCTGCAGCTCCCATTGTGTCTTCAAGGAATCTGGGCTGATGTGTGAACGCCAATCCGATTGTCGCAACCAAAGTATATGCACTGGTTCCTCCGCTGTATGTCCAGAACCCGCCGCCAAGCCAGACATGACAATATGCAGTGATAGTACACGTGTCTGTTTTAACGGG GAATGCAGCCTGTCTCTCTGTGCATTGTATAAGATGGTGCAATGTGACTGCCTGGGAGAGAACAAGACGGAAAAGTGCCACATGTGCTGCCAGCAGAAAG ATAAACCTAATACTTGTGCAAGCACCACTTCTTCCGTTCTTTTGCATTACTTTAGCGGGAAACATGTGGCTTTGGTTCCTGGGGCTCCGTGCTCTGGAAACCGAGGCTACTGCGACAGGTTCAAAGTGTGTCGAATACTAGATGCCGATGGCCCAATTGCAAGACTTAAGAATTCTTTCCTGAAATTGGATGACTTTGATGACCTGGGCGGTTGGATGAAG GCACATTGGTGGGCAATACTTCTGGGTATTCTCGCCATTTCAGCAGTAATGGCCGGAACTATCTGTATTTTTGGACAGCCACTTGAGATTGATGACAACAAGTAA